A portion of the Pleuronectes platessa chromosome 15, fPlePla1.1, whole genome shotgun sequence genome contains these proteins:
- the si:ch73-261i21.5 gene encoding zona pellucida-like domain-containing protein 1 translates to MWLVLVTYPLATLLLARAQNACIGHSTFRSPVNSDIEVVCGSQTLDLQILLCPIYFNGYNESLLSLNSVHSNHLCKGTADWSVDPPVVRFNFSITEEGISACSSTLTVTQEAGTGLFSDFSHVEYINIAGMVCSKDPGTGAITYHQEVMYSFSCRYPLLYLVNNTQMSVSGVRLAVKDNNGSFVSTLSMGLFTDNSYSSILQIPLGGLELKTRIFVEVRASNLSNRFNVLLDRCYATSSPFNIKDTYHDLFVGCDLDSQTVIGTNGEQQGARFSFEAFRFVQSTEALSIYYVHCATRLCVNSFCPSLTQNCTSGTSSRRRRSISNNQGTTVSDSAMITSGPITTRLDNGNMLGSGGIQKNHDTVVVVSVIAGTVGVIFLTLVAFVVYQKSNSISNKTILCTKE, encoded by the exons ATGTGGCTGGTCCTTGTTACATATCCACTTGCCACACTCCTTCTGGCCCGAGCTCAGAATGCCTGCATCGGACACTCCACATTCAGAAGTCCAG TCAACTCAGACATCGAGGTCGTCTGTGGCTCTCAGACATTGGACCTTCAGATCCTTCTGTGCCCCATCTATTTCAATGGATACAACGAGTCTCTGCTGTCGCTCAACTCAGTACACTCCAATCACCTGTGTAAAGGGACAGCTGACTGGTCAGTGGACCCACCTGTCGTTAGATTCAACTTCTCCATTACAGAGGAGGGCATCAGTGCCTGCTCCAGCACTCTGACA GTCACCCAGGAGGCGGGAACTGGGCTGTTTTCAGACTTCTCCCATGTCGAGTACATCAACATCGCAGGCATGGTCTGCTCGAAGGACCCCGGTACAGGAGCGATCACCTATCACCAAGAGGTGATGTACAGCTTCTCCTGCCGCTACCCTCTGCTGTACCTGGTCAACAATACTCAGATGAGTGT ATCTGGGGTCCGTCTGGCAGTCAAAGACAATAATGGGAGTTTTGTCAGCACACTGAGCATGGGACTCTTCACG GACAATAGCtactcctccatcctccaaaTCCCCCTCGGAGGCCTGGAGCTAAAGACCAGGATCTTTGTAGAAGTAAGGGCATCAAACCTCAGCAACAG ATTCAACGTGCTCCTAGACCGATGTTATGCCACATCCTCGCCTTTCAACATTAAAGACACATACCATGATCTCTTTGTCGG GTGTGACCTGGATAGCCAGACTGTAATAGGAACCAATGGAGAGCAACAGGGTGCCCGCTTTTCATTCGAAGCTTTCCGCTTTGTCCAAAGCACAGAAGCTCTCTCCATCTACTACGTCCACTGTGCCACCAGGCTCTGTGTAAACTCCTTCTGCCCCAGTCTCACCCAG AACTGCACCAGCGGCACCAGCTCCAGGAGGCGTCGCAGCATCAGCAACAACCAGGGTACCACAGTGAGTGACTCAGCCATGATCACCTCAGGCCCAATCACTACCCGCTTAGATAATG GCAATATGCTGGGATCTGGAG GGATTCAGAAGAACCATGACACTGTGGTGGTGGTTTCAGTCATTGCCGGCACTGTCGGAGTCATCTTCCTCACGCTGGTGGCTTTCGTTGTTTACCAGAAATCCAATTCcatatcaaacaaaacaattctgTGCACAAAAGAATGA